The window TCCGGGGCTGTATCGAGGAGTCGCTGGCCGACCTCGGCACCCTGGCCGACGAGCACGAGACGCTGTTCACGCTGGGGTCGGACCCGGTCGCGCTCTCCGTGCTCGAGGAACCGGCGAGCGTCGGCGCGGACGTCGTCGTCGGCGACTGCTCGCTCGGCCTTCCGAGCGCGTACGGGATGGGGCTGGGCCTGTTCGCCTGCCGCGAGGAGTTCCTCCGGCAGGTGCCCGGACGCCTCGTCGGTGCCAGCGAGGACGACACCGGGCGCCGGGCGTACACCCTCACGCTCCAGACCCGCGAACAGCACATCCGCCGCGAGCGCGCGACCTCCAACATCTGTACCAACCAGGCGTGGGTCGCGCTCCGCGCGGCGATGCACGTCGCGTCGCTTGGGCCCGACGGCCTGCGTGAGCTGGCCAACGACTGCGTCCGGTACGCGCGCGACCTCGCGGCCGACCTCGACGCCGTCGATGGCCTGCACGCGCCGGTCCACGACCGCCACTACCTGCGGGAGTTCCCCGTTCGGACCGACCAGCCGGCGGGTGCCGTCGCGGCCGACCTCCGCGACGAGGGTTTCGCGGTCCACACGCTCGATGACCATCTGCTACAGGTCTGCGTGACCGACGCGAACGCCGACGCGACCGACGACCTCGTCGCGGCGTTCCAGGAGGTGGCCCGATGATTTTCGACCAGGCGCGCTGGACGGACGACGACGGCGAGCGCTACGAACCCCTCCTCTCGGAGAAGCGCTCGCGCGAGGTCGAGCGGGACGACGACGACCCGCTCCCCGACGACCTGACACGGGACTCGCTCGAGCTGCCCGACGCCTCGGAGCCGGAACTCGCCCGCCACTACACCCGGCTCTCGGAGATGAACTACGGGGTCGAGAGCGGCCCCTTCCCGCTCGGGTCGTGCACGATGAAGTACAACCCGAAGTTCACCGAGGATATCGCGGCCGACCCTGCCGGCCACGTCCACCCGGACCGGCCCGACGAGTCCGTGCAGGGCGTCCTCGAACTGCAGTACCGCTTGCAGGACTACCTGGGACGCATCGGTGGGATGGACGCGGTCACCCTCCAGCCGCCCGCGGGCGCTGCGGGCGAGTTCGCCGGCATCCTCGTCGCGAAGGCCTACCACGAGTCCCGCGACGACGAGCGCAGCGAGGTCGTCATCCCCGACAGCGCGCACGGGACCAACTTCGCGAGCGCCGCGATGGCGGGCTACGACGTGGTGAACCTCCCGTCCGGCGACGACGGCCGCGTCGATCTCGACGCACTGGAGGCCGCGCTCACCGAGGAGACGGCGGCACTGATGCTGACGAACCCGAACACGCTGGGCCTGTTCGAGCGCGACATCGAGCGCGTCGCCGAGCTGGTCCACGACGTGGGGGGCCTGCTCTACTACGACGGCGCGAACCTGAACGCGCTGCTGGGGCGGGTCCGCCCGGGCGACATGGGCTTCGACGTGATGCACTACAACGTCCACAAGACGTTCGCCACGCCCCACGGGGGCGGTGGTCCCGGCGCGGGGCCGGTCGGCGTCGTCGAGGAACTCCGCGAGTTCCTTCCGGACCCGCACGTGCGCACGGTTGACGACGGGGACGCCGAGGGCGGGACGCGCTACGAGACCTACACGCCCGCCCAGTCCGTCGGCAAGGTCCACGGCTACCAGGGCAACTGGCTCGTCCTCGAGAAGGCGTACGCGTACATCGCTCGTCTCGGGGACACGG of the Haloglomus salinum genome contains:
- the gcvPA gene encoding aminomethyl-transferring glycine dehydrogenase subunit GcvPA; this encodes MSSDDRGSPFAPHTADETAAMLDAVGVADEEALFDVPDAVRFDGEFGIEPRSERAVREEVGEMLARNDEVTEFLGRGHYAHYVPSLVGHLSDRSEFLTSYTQYQPEVAQGFLQALFEYQSMLVELTGLPVANCSMYDAATALGEAATLASRVRQTTGTRVLVPEHLLHGRREVLENYVAGSDLTVESYPMADGNADLDALGAQMDDEVVMLYAENPTVRGCIEESLADLGTLADEHETLFTLGSDPVALSVLEEPASVGADVVVGDCSLGLPSAYGMGLGLFACREEFLRQVPGRLVGASEDDTGRRAYTLTLQTREQHIRRERATSNICTNQAWVALRAAMHVASLGPDGLRELANDCVRYARDLAADLDAVDGLHAPVHDRHYLREFPVRTDQPAGAVAADLRDEGFAVHTLDDHLLQVCVTDANADATDDLVAAFQEVAR
- the gcvPB gene encoding aminomethyl-transferring glycine dehydrogenase subunit GcvPB; this encodes MIFDQARWTDDDGERYEPLLSEKRSREVERDDDDPLPDDLTRDSLELPDASEPELARHYTRLSEMNYGVESGPFPLGSCTMKYNPKFTEDIAADPAGHVHPDRPDESVQGVLELQYRLQDYLGRIGGMDAVTLQPPAGAAGEFAGILVAKAYHESRDDERSEVVIPDSAHGTNFASAAMAGYDVVNLPSGDDGRVDLDALEAALTEETAALMLTNPNTLGLFERDIERVAELVHDVGGLLYYDGANLNALLGRVRPGDMGFDVMHYNVHKTFATPHGGGGPGAGPVGVVEELREFLPDPHVRTVDDGDAEGGTRYETYTPAQSVGKVHGYQGNWLVLEKAYAYIARLGDTGLADASAKAVLNANYLAEQVAYETPFGPFHHEFVASAGEQDAADAAKRMLDYGVHPPTTKWPEIVGEALMTEPTEVESQRTLDQLADAFNAVHAEDDETLEAAPERTAARRIDQVTAAREPRLSWQALDREE